The genomic DNA GAAAAGGCGTTGTACACTTTTTTGTGCCGGATTGATGGTGGTTGTGTGCGTCCTGATCCAGACAGGAAGCGCTGCCGCGCAGGAGGAACGGAGCATTGATCTCAATGCCCTGCTGCGCGAGCTTGTGGAGAGCCATGACCGCGTCAAGGCATCCGAGGCGCAACTCGAATCCGCCACGCACCAGTACAAGCGGGCACAGGGCGGCTGGTATCCCAAGGTGGATGCCAAGGTCGAGGGCGGGCGCGAGAATCTCAGCAAGCCCCTGGAAGCCGAGACCCAGATGAACCGCAACCAGCAGAAACTCTCGGCCACACAACGAGTTTACGACTTCGGCGGCACCTCCGGCTCCATCGATTCAGCCTCCGGGCGGGTCAGGGAGTTCGAGGCGCTTCTGGCCAGGACCAAGCAGGTGGTCATCACCTCGGGCATCACGGCCTATCTCCGGGTCATCCGCTCGCGCGAGCTGCTCAAGTATGCCCGCAGATCCGAGCAGAGCATGAAGGAACTCTCCGGCATGCAGGAAGTGCTCGTCCAGCGCGGGGCCGGCTACTCCTACGAGGAGTTGCAGGTCAAGGGCCAGCTGGCAGGCGCCCAGTCCTACCGCGTCACCCAGGAGCGCGAACTGCAAATTTCCATCAACAACTTCAAGGCGGTATTCGGTTTTCCTCCCACCCTGGAGGAAGTGAACCGGATGAACACCGTGCCTTTGCCGAGCCGCTTTGTACCCACCAATGTTGAAGAGGCCGTGGACATCGCCTTTGAGTCCAACCCGGTGCTGCTTGAAACCAAGTACACCCTTGAGCGCCTGGAGGGCGACCTGTCTGCCCAGGAGGCGAACTACTACCCGAAGTTCGATGCCGTGCTCGAAAGCGAGCGCAAGGAAAACGATCAGGCCAGCGCTGGCGTCAGGTCCGAGCAGCGGGCCACCCTGATGATGACCTACAACCTCTTCTCCGGTTTTCAGGATGTCGAGGGTGCCCGCGCCGTCAAATCCGAGATGACGGGCACCAGCCGCACCCTGCTGGATCGCCGCCGGACGGTGGAGGAGGGCGTGCGCAACGCGTGGCTCGAGCTGACGACCCTGCGGCAGAACTCCGAATTGTACGAGAACCAGGCCAATATCACCTGGGAATTTCTCGGTCTGGTCAAGAAGAAGAAGGCCCTGGGCGAAGATGTCCGCCTGCTCGACATCCTGGTGGGCGAGCGCGATTACATCTCCTCCATCAGCGCCAAGGTGGTCACGGATATCGACATCATCATCGCGGCCTACACCCTGCTCTACGAGATGGGCGTCATCACCGAAGACACCACCGGGATGTAGGCCCGCCGCGACGCGGGACTTCGGTCGCGATCGCCGGGACGGCCCGGACCATCTGATTTCAACGGGAATGCACAAGGGGTTGGCATGAACGAGCTCTTCAGACGCCTGTTCCGTTCCAAGCCCCTGGCGGTGCAGATCATTGTCGCCTCGTTCTTCGTCAACGTCCTGTTTCTCGCCTCTCCCATCTTTGTCATCCAGATTCTGAGCCGCTATGTGGGCTACGGGTTCGACGGCACCCTCTACACCCTGACCGCGGGCATGATCATCGCCCTGGTCCTCGGCCTCGCCTTTTCCATGATCAGGACGCGCATGTGCGCCACCCTCAGCGCCGAGCCCGACAGGCTCATGCAGGCCGCGGTGCTCGATTCCCTCTCCCGGATCAAGGCGGTCGCCTTCGAGCGCATCCCCCAGGCCCGAATCCAGGAGGTCATGGCCGGGCCGCAGGTGGTGCAGAGCGCCTACGAGTCGGCGCACATCGCCGCCGTGCTGGACATGCCGTTCTTTCTCCTCTTCCTGCTGGCGATCACGGCCTTGAGCCCGTGGCTTGGGCTGATCACGCTCCTGGCCGCCGTCACCACCGTGCTGGCGGGCCGGATGAACATGCTCCGGGCAAGGGACACGGACAACGCCCTGCGCGAGGAGCTGATCCGCCATCGCGGCGGGGTCAATTCGGCCATCCAGGGGGCCGAGACCGTGCGCGCCTTCCACGCCGCCGGGTTTCTGGGCAGGCTGTGGACAGAGCAGGTGGAGCGGCTCATGGCCCTTCGGGAGCTTGCCGTCAACCAGAAGAGCTGGGCAATGGCCGTGGTGCAGGGGCTCAATTCGCTGCTGCGGGTCCTGATCTACGCCGTGGGCGCCAAGCTGGTGGTCTCCGGCGATCTGACGGTCGGCTCCCTCATAGGCATCAGCATCCTCTCGGCCAAGGCGTTGCAGATTTCGACAGGCTTCATGCAGTCGGTCCAACTCATGGGCAAGGCCGAGGACACCATGCGCATGATCGGCGAATTCATGAGCCTGCCCAGGGAATCGGCTGGAGGCACGGCCATCAAGCGGTTCACAGGCCGGATCGAGTTCAGGGACGTTGCCATCGCCTTTCCCGGTGCCACAGGGCCGCTGTTCGAGTCTCTGAACCATGGTGTGGAACCGGGAACTGTGGTCGGTATTTTTGGTGCCAACGGCGCGGGCAAGACCACCTTGTCCAAGCTGGTGGCCGGGCTGCTCGAACCGAGCCGGGGCCAGATTCTGGCCGACGGGGTGGACCTGCGCCAGCTCGCCCCGGAGTGGTGGCGCAGGCAGGTGATGTACCTGCCCCAGGAGCCCACCTTTCTGAATGGCACCTACCGCGAGAACATCACCCTGCTCAATCCCGACATGGAGGACGCCCAGCTCAACGATATCGTGCGTCGGGCCGACCTGCGCCGCTTTCTCGACTCTACAGCCACCGGCCTGGATACCCCGATCACCGAGGGTGGGCGCAGCCTCCCCCTTGGCGTGCGCAAGCGGCTGGCCATTGCCCGGGCCCTGGTGGCCCAGGGCAGGCTGGCCGTCTTTGACGAGCCCACCGAGGGGCTGGATGTCGAAGGGTGCGAGGCCGTGTTTCAGGTCATGAATCACCTGGCCAAGGACGGCGTCACCCTGATCATTGTTTCCAGGGACCCCAACATCGTCAAGGGCTACACCACGATCATCGATCTCAACTCCAAACCCGTCCCCAAGATCGGCCTGGTGCAGAAAAAGCCCGTGGCCCCGGATCAGGCAACGGCCATGAAGTCATAGGCGGCAGGATGACGAACACGGACAACGCCCGCGAACTGGACCGGAACACGAAGGTATTCTTCTATCTTTGCGCCGGGTTCTGCATCAGCTTCTTTGTCTGGGCGTCGTTCAGCCCGCTTGATATCGTCAGCGACGCGGTGGGCGAGGTCATCCCCAGCTCGCGGGTCAAGCGCATCCAGCATCTTGAGGGCGGCATCGTCCGAAAGATCGTGGTGCGCGAGGGCGACCTTGTCGAGGTTGGGCAGCCGCTCATCGAGCTTGAGACCACGGCCAGCGATTCCACGGTGGAGGAACTCAATGTCCGGGTCAGTTCGCTCACGGCTGAAATAGCCCGGCTTGAAGCGGAATCCCGCTGGTTTGTTGTGGGCGTAGACGCGGCTGCGCAGGAAGAATCGGCGGACGCCAACGCCACCCGGTCAGAGGACTCCGGAATCGAACCCCTGGAACTCCCGAGTGTCGAAGTTGCCGGGGTGGGGCTGCGCCTTGACCCGTTTTCCGTTGAGATCGCGTTTCCAGAACAGCTTCTGCACGACGCGCCCGGCATGGCCGATCAGGCCCGCCAGCTCTATGAGGCGCGGCGGGAAAGGTTCGTCAACGACCTCAATGCGCAGCGCGAAAAGA from Pseudodesulfovibrio aespoeensis Aspo-2 includes the following:
- a CDS encoding peptidase domain-containing ABC transporter encodes the protein MNELFRRLFRSKPLAVQIIVASFFVNVLFLASPIFVIQILSRYVGYGFDGTLYTLTAGMIIALVLGLAFSMIRTRMCATLSAEPDRLMQAAVLDSLSRIKAVAFERIPQARIQEVMAGPQVVQSAYESAHIAAVLDMPFFLLFLLAITALSPWLGLITLLAAVTTVLAGRMNMLRARDTDNALREELIRHRGGVNSAIQGAETVRAFHAAGFLGRLWTEQVERLMALRELAVNQKSWAMAVVQGLNSLLRVLIYAVGAKLVVSGDLTVGSLIGISILSAKALQISTGFMQSVQLMGKAEDTMRMIGEFMSLPRESAGGTAIKRFTGRIEFRDVAIAFPGATGPLFESLNHGVEPGTVVGIFGANGAGKTTLSKLVAGLLEPSRGQILADGVDLRQLAPEWWRRQVMYLPQEPTFLNGTYRENITLLNPDMEDAQLNDIVRRADLRRFLDSTATGLDTPITEGGRSLPLGVRKRLAIARALVAQGRLAVFDEPTEGLDVEGCEAVFQVMNHLAKDGVTLIIVSRDPNIVKGYTTIIDLNSKPVPKIGLVQKKPVAPDQATAMKS
- a CDS encoding TolC family protein; this translates as MVVVCVLIQTGSAAAQEERSIDLNALLRELVESHDRVKASEAQLESATHQYKRAQGGWYPKVDAKVEGGRENLSKPLEAETQMNRNQQKLSATQRVYDFGGTSGSIDSASGRVREFEALLARTKQVVITSGITAYLRVIRSRELLKYARRSEQSMKELSGMQEVLVQRGAGYSYEELQVKGQLAGAQSYRVTQERELQISINNFKAVFGFPPTLEEVNRMNTVPLPSRFVPTNVEEAVDIAFESNPVLLETKYTLERLEGDLSAQEANYYPKFDAVLESERKENDQASAGVRSEQRATLMMTYNLFSGFQDVEGARAVKSEMTGTSRTLLDRRRTVEEGVRNAWLELTTLRQNSELYENQANITWEFLGLVKKKKALGEDVRLLDILVGERDYISSISAKVVTDIDIIIAAYTLLYEMGVITEDTTGM